The following coding sequences are from one Epinephelus fuscoguttatus linkage group LG7, E.fuscoguttatus.final_Chr_v1 window:
- the ogg1 gene encoding N-glycosylase/DNA lyase, producing the protein MAKHAVLSSGAKMWRSLACAKSELRLDLTLACGQSFRWRETAEGHWTGVMGGRVWTLTQTDDTLWYHVYRSQSMPEDGSDRKRRAGVSLQMENKSEKRFKGVLKKEEEAVAVTSVQDTEEEEEMLRDYFQLNVKLGDLYKEWGAADPHFKRIADIFTGVRMLRQDPTECLFSFICTSNNHISRIQGMVERLCQALGAPLCQLDEASYYNFPSLSALADNSVEARLRDLGFGYRARFLQQSAKQILDTHGLQWLDGLRSVPYLLARDALRTLPGVGTKVADCVCLMSLDKAEAVPIDTHVWQIAKRDYNYGSGNGQKSITDKLHRDLGDFFRKLWGPYAGWAQSVLFCADLKKFQKLKEMPHLKEPKKEEDGEEEIRPVSKKAKIKKEQNGTVKNTKTESARHKNTKTS; encoded by the exons CTGGAGAGAAACTGCAGAGGGCCACTGGACCGGAGTGATGGGAGGACGAGTTTGGACTCTGACTCAGACAGATGACACCCTTTGGTACCACGTTTACAGAAGCCAAAGCATGCCAGAAGATGGAAGTGACAGGAAGAGGAGAGCTGGTGTTTCTCTCCAGATGGAAAACAAGTCAGAGAAGAGATTCAAAGGAGTTttgaagaaggaggaggaggcggtggCTGTGACTTCAGTGCAGGAcactgaagaggaagaggagatgcTGAGAGATTACTTCCAACTGAATGTGAAGCTGGGGGATCTGTACAAAGAATGGGGAGCAGCAGATCCCCACTTCAAGCGCATTGCAGACATCTtcacag GTGTGCGAATGCTGCGCCAGGACCCCACTGAATGTCTGTTTTCCTTCATTTGCACCTCCAACAACCACATCTCTCGTATCCAGGGCATGGTGGAGAGGCTGTGTCAGGCTCTGGGTGCCCCGCTGTGCCAACTGGATGAAGCCTCTTATTACAACTTTCCTTCCCTGTCTGCACTTGCAG ACAACAGCGTGGAGGCACGTCTCAGGGATCTCGGTTTTGGATACAGGGCTCGGTTCCTTCAGCAGAGCGCGAAGCAGATTTTGGACACCCATGGGCTCCAGTGGCTTGATGGTCTACGCAGTGTCCCGTATCTGCTGGCCCGTGATGCTCTGCGTACTCTGCCCGGTGTGGGCACCAAG GTGGCAGACTGTGTATGTCTGATGTCCCTTGATAAGGCAGAGGCCGTACCCATAGACACACACGTGTGGCAGATTGCTAAACGTGACTACAACTACGGCTCTGGCAACGGACAAAAGAGCATCACAGATAAACTGCACAGAGATCTTG GGGATTTTTTCAGAAAACTGTGGGGACCTTATGCTGGTTGGGCACAGTCG GTGTTGTTCTGTGCCGACCTCAAGAAGTTCCAAAAGCTGAAAGAAATGCCACATCTGAAGGAGCCAAAGAAAGAAGAGGATGGTGAAGAAGAAATAAGGCCAGTgagcaagaaagcaaaaattAAGAAGGAACAAAATGGAACTGTGAAGAACACGAAAACTGAATCAGCACGTCACAAGAACACAAAGACGTCATGA